One stretch of bacterium DNA includes these proteins:
- a CDS encoding FAD-binding oxidoreductase, with protein sequence MTPEAEIVVIGGGVHGASVAYHLAKAGKQVALVERRGIGAASSGASGGIIRCHYSNPSMVRLAHRAAQLWPHLEAELGRPVDYVRNGFIATAGAGDVLNMKRVVAMQRQVGVDTELIDPGEVRGWIPEFASDGLGVAAYEADAGYADPYSAAVAFVDKARELGATIYPGVTVIDIVRNGAVSGVVTDQGPIRTSLVVNCAGAWAAGIARMVGVEIPVRPGLLQMVAFNPQYRGWNRASPTWIDMTTMTYCRPDATGLMLAGGGSSENAELETHVLDPDAVPPRPPVLFEAEIHDNLVRRCPWADRMSRVRSWSGPDGISPDYHLIFGPVPGVRGYLQVVGGSGNSFKLCPATGEAIAEYVVTGRCSYVDLEAFSITRFAERRAFRGGYQMHITG encoded by the coding sequence GTGACTCCTGAGGCCGAAATCGTCGTGATCGGCGGAGGAGTCCACGGGGCGAGCGTGGCGTATCACCTCGCCAAAGCCGGCAAGCAGGTCGCGCTGGTCGAGCGCCGCGGCATCGGCGCGGCGTCGTCCGGGGCGTCGGGCGGCATCATCCGGTGTCACTATTCCAACCCGTCGATGGTCCGGCTTGCGCACCGGGCGGCCCAACTCTGGCCGCACCTGGAGGCCGAGCTCGGGCGTCCGGTCGATTACGTGCGGAACGGCTTCATCGCCACCGCCGGCGCGGGCGATGTCCTCAACATGAAGCGGGTCGTCGCAATGCAACGGCAGGTGGGCGTGGACACCGAGCTGATCGATCCCGGGGAGGTCCGCGGCTGGATCCCGGAGTTCGCGAGCGACGGCCTCGGGGTCGCCGCGTACGAAGCGGACGCGGGCTATGCGGACCCCTACTCCGCCGCCGTGGCGTTCGTGGACAAGGCAAGGGAGCTCGGCGCGACGATCTATCCCGGCGTCACCGTGATCGACATCGTCCGGAACGGGGCCGTGTCCGGAGTGGTGACGGACCAGGGCCCGATTCGGACGTCGCTCGTCGTCAACTGCGCCGGGGCGTGGGCAGCCGGGATTGCCCGGATGGTGGGCGTGGAGATCCCTGTGAGGCCGGGATTGTTGCAGATGGTGGCGTTCAACCCACAGTACCGCGGGTGGAATCGTGCGAGCCCGACCTGGATCGACATGACCACCATGACGTACTGCCGGCCGGACGCGACGGGCCTCATGCTGGCCGGCGGAGGTTCGTCCGAGAACGCGGAGTTGGAGACACACGTTCTTGACCCGGACGCCGTCCCGCCGCGTCCCCCGGTGCTCTTCGAGGCGGAGATCCATGACAATCTGGTCCGGCGCTGTCCGTGGGCGGACCGGATGTCCCGCGTGCGCTCATGGTCGGGACCCGACGGTATCAGCCCGGATTACCACCTGATCTTCGGCCCCGTGCCAGGCGTGCGCGGCTACCTTCAAGTCGTCGGCGGCAGCGGCAACTCGTTCAAGCTTTGCCCGGCCACGGGCGAGGCGATCGCGGAATACGTCGTCACCGGCCGCTGCTCCTACGTCGATCTCGAGGCGTTCAGCATCACGCGCTTTGCGGAGCGCCGGGCGTTCCGCGGCGGCTATCAGATGCACATCACCGGCTAG